In one Antennarius striatus isolate MH-2024 chromosome 15, ASM4005453v1, whole genome shotgun sequence genomic region, the following are encoded:
- the mzt2b gene encoding mitotic-spindle organizing protein 2 isoform X3: MSQPAQQTVPSAPNSPSLVVTGNVQKYAIKKKKVLSAEEAELFELTQAAGVTVDQEVFKIIVDLLKMNVAPQAVFQTLKAMCAGQRVAEGGGVESSTASHTTSITSAPTEPRVRSKAGVTHGEKSREASSQRVQRQSSATRGQKTKSSGSSSSSSQINST; the protein is encoded by the exons ATGTCTCAACCAGCGCAACAAACGGTGCCCTCCGCCCCCAACTCCCCCTCCCTGGTGGTCACCGGTAACGTGCAGAAGTATGctataaagaagaagaaggtcctCAGCGCGGAGGAAGCGGAGCTGTTCGAGCTGACGCAGGCTGCGGGGGTCACCGTGGACCAGGAGGTGTTCAA GATCATCGTGGATCTGTTGAAGATGAATGTGGCGCCGCAGGCCGTCTTCCAGACTCTGAAGGCGATGTGTGCGGGCCAGAGGGTGGCCGAGGGCGGCGGCGTGGAGTCATCGACCGCGTCCCACACGACTAGCATCACCTCAGCACCTACAGAGCCCAGAG TGAGGAGTAAAGCCGGGGTGACCCACGGCGAGAAGAGCAGGGAGGCCTCCAGCCAGCGGGTGCAGCGACAGTCCagcgccaccagggggcagaagACCAAGAGCTCCggaagcagcagctcctcctcgcAGATAAACTCCACGTGA
- the mzt2b gene encoding mitotic-spindle organizing protein 2 isoform X2, translated as MSQPAQQTVPSAPNSPSLVVTGNVQKYAIKKKKVLSAEEAELFELTQAAGVTVDQEVFKIIVDLLKMNVAPQAVFQTLKAMCAGQRVAEGGGVESSTASHTTSITSAPTEPRAVRSKAGVTHGEKSREASSQRVQRQSSATRGQKTKSSGSSSSSSQINST; from the exons ATGTCTCAACCAGCGCAACAAACGGTGCCCTCCGCCCCCAACTCCCCCTCCCTGGTGGTCACCGGTAACGTGCAGAAGTATGctataaagaagaagaaggtcctCAGCGCGGAGGAAGCGGAGCTGTTCGAGCTGACGCAGGCTGCGGGGGTCACCGTGGACCAGGAGGTGTTCAA GATCATCGTGGATCTGTTGAAGATGAATGTGGCGCCGCAGGCCGTCTTCCAGACTCTGAAGGCGATGTGTGCGGGCCAGAGGGTGGCCGAGGGCGGCGGCGTGGAGTCATCGACCGCGTCCCACACGACTAGCATCACCTCAGCACCTACAGAGCCCAGAG cAGTGAGGAGTAAAGCCGGGGTGACCCACGGCGAGAAGAGCAGGGAGGCCTCCAGCCAGCGGGTGCAGCGACAGTCCagcgccaccagggggcagaagACCAAGAGCTCCggaagcagcagctcctcctcgcAGATAAACTCCACGTGA
- the ppwd1 gene encoding peptidylprolyl isomerase domain and WD repeat-containing protein 1: MAATENTVDLKRKADNHEDGDGNGEEDEWVGPMPSEAAKPKKRKVLEFERVYLDNLPSAAMYERSYMHRDVITHIVCSKKDFIMTASQDGHVKFWKKKEQEGIEFVKHFRSHLGVIESIAVSAEGALFCSVGDDQAMKVFDVVNFDMINMLKLGFHPGQCEWIYNPGNAISTVACSEKSTGKIFVYDGRGGNEPLHVFDKMHSSPLSQIRLNPQFRVIVSADKAGMLEYWTGLPTEFRFPKNVHWEYKTDTDLYEFAKNKTYPTSLAFSPDGKKMATIASDRKVRIFRFLTGKLMRVFDESLTMFTELQQMRQQLPDMEFGRRMAVERELEKVDGIRLTNIIFDETGHFVLYGTMLGIKVINVETNRCVRILGKLENIRVVQLSLFQGVAKAMYVAPTVEMKTSDNPALENVEADPTIFCTAFKKNRFYMFSKREPEDTKSADSDRDIFNEKPSKEEVMAATQAEGPKRVSDSAIIHTSMGDIHIKLFPVECPKTVENFCVHSRNGYYNGHIFHRVIKGFMIQTGDPTGTGMGGESIWGGEFEDEFHATLRHDRPYTLSMANAGPSTNNSQFFITVVPTPWLDNKHTVFGRCTKGMEAVQRISNSKVNPKTDKPYEDISIINITIK, from the exons ATGGCGGCCACCGAGAACACTGTAGACCTCAAGCGAAAAGCGGATAATCATGAGGATGGAGATGGgaatggagaggaggatgaatggGTCGGACCCATGCCCAGCGAAGCCGCAAAgcccaagaaaagaaaag TGCTCGAATTTGAGCGCGTTTACCTGGACAACCTCCCCTCAGCTGCGATGTACGAGCGGAGCTACATGCATAGAGACGTTATTACACACATAGTCTGTTCCAA gAAAGACTTCATCATGACGGCCAGTCAAGATGGACACGTGAAGttttggaaaaagaaagagCAGGAGGGAATAGAGTTTGTCAAACACTTTCGAAGTCATCTCG GTGTGATTGAAAGCATTGCCGTCAGTGCTGAAGGAGCGCTCTTCTGTTCTGTTGGTGACGATCAGGCGATGAAAGTTTTTGATGTTGTCAACTTTGATATGATCAACATGTTGAAGTTGGG CTTTCACCCAGGTCAGTGTGAGTGGATCTACAATCCCGGGAATGCCATTTCCACAGTGGCCTGCTCAGAAAAATCAACTGGGAAGATTTTCGTCTATGATGGAAGGGGAGGCAACGAGCCCCTCCACGTCTTCGATAAGATGCACTCCTCACCGCTGTCCCAAATCCGCCTGAATCCTCAATTCAGAGTCATCGTCTCTGCCGATAAAGCAGGGATGCTGGAATATTGGACTGGCCTCCCAACTGAATTCAGGTTTCCCAAGAACGTGCATTGGGAATACAAAACGGATACAGACTTGTATGaatttgcaaaaaacaaaacctaccCAACCAGTCTGGCATTTTCTCCCGATGGGAAGAAAATGGCCACAATCGCTTCTGACAGGAAGGTCCGAATCTTCCGTTTCCTAACGGGAAAACTCATGAGAGTGTTTGATGAATCGTTAACg ATGTTCACTGAGTTGCAGCAGATGAGGCAGCAGCTGCCTGACATGGAGTTCGGACGGCGAATGGCTGTGGAGAGAGAACTGGAGAAGGTGGACGGAATCCGACTGACAAACATCATCTTTGATGAGACGGGTCACTTTGTGCTCTACGGGACCATGCTGGGCATCAAGGTCATCAATGTCGAAACCAACAG GTGTGTGCGGATACTTGGGAAGTTGGAGAACATCCGCGTGGTGCAGCTGAGTTTGTTCCAGGGCGTGGCTAAAGCCATGTACGTGGCACCCACTGTGGAGATGAAGACGTCTGACAACCCCGCGTTAGAGAACGTGGAGGCGGACCCCACTATTTTCTGCACCGCGTTTAAGAAGAATCGCTTCTACATG TTCTCCAAGAGGGAACCCGAGGATACGAAGAGTGCAGACTCCGACCGGGACATCTTCAACGAGAAGCCGTCCAAGGAGGAGGTCATGGCCGCCACGCAGGCCGAGGGCCCCAAGCGGGTGTCGGACAGCGCCATCATCCACACCTCCATGGGAGACATCCACATCAAGCTTTTCCCTGTGGA ATGCCCCAAAACTGTGGAGAACTTCTGCGTCCACAGCAGGAACGGTTACTACAACGGCCACATATTCCACAGAGTCATCAAA GGTTTCATGATTCAAACGGGGGACCCCACGGGGACGGGCATGGGAGGCGAGAGCATCTGGGGGGGAGAGTTCGAGGACGAGTTCCACGCCACGCTGAGACACGACCGGCCGTACACGCTCAGCATGGCCAACGCCGGTCCCAGCACCAACAACTCCCAGTTCTTCATCACCGTGGTGCCGACG CCGTGGCTCGACAACAAGCACACCGTGTTCGGAAGGTGCACCAAAGGCATGGAGGCCGTCCAGAGGATCTCCAACTCCAAAGTCAACCCCAAGACCGACAAACCGTACGAagacatcagcatcatcaacatcaccatAAAGTGA
- the mzt2b gene encoding mitotic-spindle organizing protein 2 isoform X1, producing MSQPAQQTVPSAPNSPSLVVTGNVQKYAIKKKKVLSAEEAELFELTQAAGVTVDQEVFKIIVDLLKMNVAPQAVFQTLKAMCAGQRVAEGGGVESSTASHTTSITSAPTEPREDESLASGKSPKPPAAPLSASGPRATRVNTKIVVYGPQDAQVRSKAGVTHGEKSREASSQRVQRQSSATRGQKTKSSGSSSSSSQINST from the exons ATGTCTCAACCAGCGCAACAAACGGTGCCCTCCGCCCCCAACTCCCCCTCCCTGGTGGTCACCGGTAACGTGCAGAAGTATGctataaagaagaagaaggtcctCAGCGCGGAGGAAGCGGAGCTGTTCGAGCTGACGCAGGCTGCGGGGGTCACCGTGGACCAGGAGGTGTTCAA GATCATCGTGGATCTGTTGAAGATGAATGTGGCGCCGCAGGCCGTCTTCCAGACTCTGAAGGCGATGTGTGCGGGCCAGAGGGTGGCCGAGGGCGGCGGCGTGGAGTCATCGACCGCGTCCCACACGACTAGCATCACCTCAGCACCTACAGAGCCCAGAG AGGACGAGTCTTTGGCCTCTGGGAAGAGCCCTAAGCCTCCTGCTGCTCCCCTTTCAGCGTCTGGCCCCAGAGCCACAAGGGTCAACACTAAGATTGTGGTCTACGGCCCCCAAGACGCTCAAG TGAGGAGTAAAGCCGGGGTGACCCACGGCGAGAAGAGCAGGGAGGCCTCCAGCCAGCGGGTGCAGCGACAGTCCagcgccaccagggggcagaagACCAAGAGCTCCggaagcagcagctcctcctcgcAGATAAACTCCACGTGA
- the cwc27 gene encoding spliceosome-associated protein CWC27 homolog yields the protein MSNIYIQEPPTNGKVLLKTSAGEIDIELWSKETPKACRNFVQLCMEGYYDGTLFHRVVPDFIIQGGDPTGTGTGGESIYGRPFKDEFHSRLRFNRRGLVAMANAGPHDNGSQFFFTLGRADELNNKHTIFGKVTGDTVYNMLRLAEVACDAEERPLNPHNIRCAEVLHSPFDDIIARELKKSKREKEKEEVKKSQSKATKNFSLLSFGEEAEEEEEMVNQVSQSLKGKSKSSHDLLKDDPRLSSVPAVDKKNGKGIPGDTAETDDEADGDVDDDMDADGASDPERREKMRELISKKLQKEKGAEKTSEPGEEERGKKPSRSDELRKEARQLKKELQAIKQRKEESSKPAVDKATEGDEKPPNEAVAEYLEGRKKYEELRKQKRSRTSNREEQTLALLNQFKTKLSSAISEAPEEDVEDLGEDDDRGWMGHVLQFDEQTRKVKDANMQDEDTFEIYDPRNPVNKRRREESKKIMKEKKAKR from the exons ATGAGCAACATTTACATCCAAGAGCCGCCAACAAACGGAAAG GTCCTGTTGAAGACCTCAGCAGGTGAAATTGACATTGAGCTATGGTCCAAGGAAACCCCTAAAGCTTGCAGGAACTTTGTGCAACTGTGCATGGAag gCTACTATGACGGCACTTTGTTTCATCGAGTGGTGCCAGATTTCATCATCCAAGGAGGAGATcccacaggaacaggaacaggtgGAGAGTCCATATATGGTCGTCCGTTCAAG GATGAATTTCACTCCAGACTGCGCTTCAATCGGAGAGGTTTGGTTGCAATGGCAAATGCTGGACCACATGATAACGGAAGCCAGTTTTTCTTCACCCTGGGACGTGCAGATGAACTCAACAATAAACACACCATATTCGGAAAG GTCACAGGAGACACTGTCTACAACATGCTCAGATTAGCAGAGGTTGCATGCGATGCTGAAGAAAGACCTTTGAATCCCCACAATATAAGATGCGCTGAg GTGCTTCATTCCCCCTTTGATGACATAATAGCGCGTGAGTTAAAAAAATCCAAgagggaaaaagagaaagaggaagtaaAGAAGTCACAATCAAAAGCCACAAA AAACTTCAGTTTGTTGTCTTTtggagaggaagcagaagaagaagaagagatggtGAATCAAGTCAGCCAG TCGCTAAAGGGAAAAAGCAAAAGCAGCCATGACCTTCTGAAAGACGATCCCAGACTGAGTTCTGTCCCAGCAGTTGACAA GAAAAATGGGAAGGGGATTCCAGGAGACACTGCTGAG ACAGACGATGAGGCTGATGGCGATGTTGACGATGACATGGATGCAGATGGAGCGTCTGATCCAGAAAGGAGAGAGAAGATGAGGGAACTCATCAGCAAAaagctgcagaaagaaaaaggcGCGGAGAAAACGAGTGAACCCGGTGAAGAAGAGCGAGGGAAGAAGCCCAGCCGCAG TGATGAATTGCGGAAAGAGGCGCGACAGTTGAAGAAGGAACTGCAGGCCATAAagcaaaggaaagaagaaagttCAAAACCTGCTGTAGATAAAGCCACAGAGG GGGATGAAAAACCTCCCAACGAGGCCGTGGCTGAATATCTGGAGGGACGAAAGAAGTATGAGGAACTGAGGAAACAGAAACGATCGAGAACCTCTAACAGAGAGGAACAG ACGCTGGCCCTCCTCAATCAGTTCAAGACCAAGTTATCCTCGGCCATCAGTGAAGCTCCGGAGGAGGATGTGGAAGACCTGGGAGAAGACGACGACAGAGGATG GATGGGCCATGTTCTGCAGTTTGATGAGCAAACCAGAAAAGTCAAGGATGCCAACATGCAGGACGAGGACACCTTCGAAATCTACGACCCCCGCAACCCCGTCAACAAacggaggagggaggagagcaAGAAGAtcatgaaggagaagaaggccAAGAGGTGA
- the trim23 gene encoding E3 ubiquitin-protein ligase TRIM23 isoform X1: MAAAAAGLSKQGALATMEPCIRHGRGASGHAVKVLECGVCEDVFSLQGDKVPRLLLCGHTVCHDCLTRLPLHGRAVRCPFDRQVTELGDSGVWGLKKNFALLELLERLQNGATNQSGMAEDALKGMGECIIRCDEDESHTASMYCTVCATHLCAECSQLTHSTRTLAKHRRVPLADKPHEKTLCPQHQVHAIEFVCLEEACQSGPLMCCVCKEYGKHQGHKHAVLETEANQIRASILDMAHCIRTFTDEVSEYSRKLVGIVQQIEGGEQIVEDGVGMAHTEHVRLSHLILRALTFFSRLRLTFAFPRLHQVPGTAESARSCVRAYFADLHETLCRQEEMALSVVDAHVRERLIWLRQQQEDMTILLSQVSTACLHCEKTLQQDDCRVVLAKQEINCLLETLQKQQHQFTELADHIQLDAGIPVTFTKDNRVHIGPKMEIRVVTLGLDGAGKTTILFKLKQDEFMQPIPTIGFNVETVEYKNLKFTIWDVGGKHKLRPLWKHYYLNTQAVVFVIDSCHRDRLMEAHSELAKLLTEKELRDALLLIFANKQDVPGAVSVEEMTELLSLHKLCCGRSWHIQGCDARSGMGLHEGLDWLSRQLVAAGVLDVA, translated from the exons ATGGCCGCTGCTGCAGCAGGACTAAGCAAACAGGGCGCCTTAGCGACGATGGAGCCTTGCATCCGACACGGGAGGGGAGCCAGCGGACACGCAGTGAAG GTGCTGGAGTGCGGCGTGTGCGAGGACGTCTTTTCCCTCCAAGGGGACAAGGTCCCTCGTCTGTTGCTCTGCGGTCACACGGTGTGCCACGACTGTCTGACCCGGTTGCCGCTCCACGGGCGGGCGGTCCGCTGCCCCTTCGACCGGCAGGTCACTGAGCTGG GGGATTCTGGAGTTTGGGGTCTAAAGAAGAACTTTGCTCTCCTTGAACTCCTGGAGCGACTCCAGAATGGAGCCACCAACCAGTCGGGAATGGCGGAGGACGCCCTGAAAGGCATGGGAGAA TGCATCATCCGCTGCGACGAAGACGAGAGCCACACGGCTTCCATGTACTGCACCGTCTGCGCCACCCACCTGTGCGCCGAGTGCTCCCAGCTCACCCACTCCACCCGAACCCTGGCCAAACACCGCCGGGTGCCACTGGCCGACAAGCCTCACGAGAAGACCCTGTGCCCTCAGCATCAGGTCCACGCCATCGAGTTTGTGTGCCTGGAGGAGGCGTGTCAGTCCGGACCCCTCATGTGCTGCGTATGCAAGGAGTACGGCAAGCACCAGGGACATAAG CACGCCGTCCTGGAAACGGAAGCCAATCAGATCCGTGCGTCAATCCTGGATATGGCGCACTGCATCCGCACCTTCACGGACGAAGTGTCAGAGTACTCCAGGAAGCTGGTGGGCATCGTGCAGCAGATCGAAGGTGGCGAGCAGATTGTGGAGGACGGAGTCGGCATGGCGCACACCGAACACGTGAGACTTTCTCATCTTATTCTTCGTGCGCTGACGTTTTTTTCGCGGCTCCGACTCACGTTTGCGTTTCCGCGTCTTCATCAGGTCCCTGGCACGGCAGAGAGCGCTCGCTCCTGCGTTCGGGCGTACTTCGCCGACCTCCACGAGACTCTGTGCCGGCAGGAGGAGATGGCGTTGAGCGTGGTGGACGCCCACGTCCGGGAGAGGCTGATCTGGCtgaggcagcagcaggaggacatGACCATCCTGCTGTCTCAGGTGTCCACCGCGTGCCTGCACTGTGAGAAGACGCTTCAGCAG GACGACTGCAGGGTGGTTCTGGCCAAACAGGAGATCAACTGTCTGCTGGAGACACTTcagaagcagcagcaccagTTCACCGAGCTGGCAGATCACATCCAGCTGGACGCCGGCATCCCCGTCACCTTCACCAAG GACAACCGGGTCCACATCGGGCCGAAGATGGAGATCCGCGTGGTGACCCTCGGCCTCGACGGGGCGGGAAAAACCACCATCCTCTTCAAGCTGAAGCAGGATGAGTTCATGCAGCCCATCCCAACCATCG GTTTCAATGTGGAGACGGTCGAATACAAGAACTTAAAGTTCACCATCTGGGACGTGGGGGGCAAACATAAACTCAGACCCCTCTGGAAACATTATTACCTGAACACTCAAG CCGTGGTGTTTGTGATCGACAGCTGCCACCGGGACCGGCTGATGGAGGCTCACAGCGAACTGGCCAAACTCCTGACGGAGAAGGAGCTGAGAGACGCCCTGCTGCTCATCTTCGCCAACAAACAG GACGTCCCCGGCGCCGTGTCGGTGGAGGAGATGACGGAGCTGCTGAGTCTACACAAGCTGTGCTGCGGGCGGAGCTGGCACATTCAGGGCTGCGACGCCCGCAGCGGGATGGGACTCCACGAGGGCCTGGATTGGCTCTCCAGGCAGCTGGTGGCTGCCGGCGTGCTGGACGTAGCCTGA
- the trim23 gene encoding E3 ubiquitin-protein ligase TRIM23 isoform X2, producing the protein MAAAAAGLSKQGALATMEPCIRHGRGASGHAVKVLECGVCEDVFSLQGDKVPRLLLCGHTVCHDCLTRLPLHGRAVRCPFDRQVTELGDSGVWGLKKNFALLELLERLQNGATNQSGMAEDALKGMGECIIRCDEDESHTASMYCTVCATHLCAECSQLTHSTRTLAKHRRVPLADKPHEKTLCPQHQVHAIEFVCLEEACQSGPLMCCVCKEYGKHQGHKHAVLETEANQIRASILDMAHCIRTFTDEVSEYSRKLVGIVQQIEGGEQIVEDGVGMAHTEHVPGTAESARSCVRAYFADLHETLCRQEEMALSVVDAHVRERLIWLRQQQEDMTILLSQVSTACLHCEKTLQQDDCRVVLAKQEINCLLETLQKQQHQFTELADHIQLDAGIPVTFTKDNRVHIGPKMEIRVVTLGLDGAGKTTILFKLKQDEFMQPIPTIGFNVETVEYKNLKFTIWDVGGKHKLRPLWKHYYLNTQAVVFVIDSCHRDRLMEAHSELAKLLTEKELRDALLLIFANKQDVPGAVSVEEMTELLSLHKLCCGRSWHIQGCDARSGMGLHEGLDWLSRQLVAAGVLDVA; encoded by the exons ATGGCCGCTGCTGCAGCAGGACTAAGCAAACAGGGCGCCTTAGCGACGATGGAGCCTTGCATCCGACACGGGAGGGGAGCCAGCGGACACGCAGTGAAG GTGCTGGAGTGCGGCGTGTGCGAGGACGTCTTTTCCCTCCAAGGGGACAAGGTCCCTCGTCTGTTGCTCTGCGGTCACACGGTGTGCCACGACTGTCTGACCCGGTTGCCGCTCCACGGGCGGGCGGTCCGCTGCCCCTTCGACCGGCAGGTCACTGAGCTGG GGGATTCTGGAGTTTGGGGTCTAAAGAAGAACTTTGCTCTCCTTGAACTCCTGGAGCGACTCCAGAATGGAGCCACCAACCAGTCGGGAATGGCGGAGGACGCCCTGAAAGGCATGGGAGAA TGCATCATCCGCTGCGACGAAGACGAGAGCCACACGGCTTCCATGTACTGCACCGTCTGCGCCACCCACCTGTGCGCCGAGTGCTCCCAGCTCACCCACTCCACCCGAACCCTGGCCAAACACCGCCGGGTGCCACTGGCCGACAAGCCTCACGAGAAGACCCTGTGCCCTCAGCATCAGGTCCACGCCATCGAGTTTGTGTGCCTGGAGGAGGCGTGTCAGTCCGGACCCCTCATGTGCTGCGTATGCAAGGAGTACGGCAAGCACCAGGGACATAAG CACGCCGTCCTGGAAACGGAAGCCAATCAGATCCGTGCGTCAATCCTGGATATGGCGCACTGCATCCGCACCTTCACGGACGAAGTGTCAGAGTACTCCAGGAAGCTGGTGGGCATCGTGCAGCAGATCGAAGGTGGCGAGCAGATTGTGGAGGACGGAGTCGGCATGGCGCACACCGAACAC GTCCCTGGCACGGCAGAGAGCGCTCGCTCCTGCGTTCGGGCGTACTTCGCCGACCTCCACGAGACTCTGTGCCGGCAGGAGGAGATGGCGTTGAGCGTGGTGGACGCCCACGTCCGGGAGAGGCTGATCTGGCtgaggcagcagcaggaggacatGACCATCCTGCTGTCTCAGGTGTCCACCGCGTGCCTGCACTGTGAGAAGACGCTTCAGCAG GACGACTGCAGGGTGGTTCTGGCCAAACAGGAGATCAACTGTCTGCTGGAGACACTTcagaagcagcagcaccagTTCACCGAGCTGGCAGATCACATCCAGCTGGACGCCGGCATCCCCGTCACCTTCACCAAG GACAACCGGGTCCACATCGGGCCGAAGATGGAGATCCGCGTGGTGACCCTCGGCCTCGACGGGGCGGGAAAAACCACCATCCTCTTCAAGCTGAAGCAGGATGAGTTCATGCAGCCCATCCCAACCATCG GTTTCAATGTGGAGACGGTCGAATACAAGAACTTAAAGTTCACCATCTGGGACGTGGGGGGCAAACATAAACTCAGACCCCTCTGGAAACATTATTACCTGAACACTCAAG CCGTGGTGTTTGTGATCGACAGCTGCCACCGGGACCGGCTGATGGAGGCTCACAGCGAACTGGCCAAACTCCTGACGGAGAAGGAGCTGAGAGACGCCCTGCTGCTCATCTTCGCCAACAAACAG GACGTCCCCGGCGCCGTGTCGGTGGAGGAGATGACGGAGCTGCTGAGTCTACACAAGCTGTGCTGCGGGCGGAGCTGGCACATTCAGGGCTGCGACGCCCGCAGCGGGATGGGACTCCACGAGGGCCTGGATTGGCTCTCCAGGCAGCTGGTGGCTGCCGGCGTGCTGGACGTAGCCTGA